Proteins encoded within one genomic window of Microtus ochrogaster isolate Prairie Vole_2 linkage group LG4, MicOch1.0, whole genome shotgun sequence:
- the LOC101998160 gene encoding ubiquitin-conjugating enzyme E2 N produces MAGLPRRIIKETQRLLAEPVPGIKAEPDESNARYFHVVIAGPQDSPFEGGTFKLELFLPEEYPMAAPKVRFMTKIYHPNVDKLGRICLDILKDKWSPALQIRTVLLSIQALLSAPNPDDPLANDVAEQWKTNEAQAIETARAWTRLYAMNNI; encoded by the coding sequence ATGGCCGGGCTGCCCCGCAGGATCATCAAGGAAACCCAGCGTTTGCTGGCAGAACCAGTTCCTGGCATTAAAGCAGAACCAGATGAGAGCAACGCCCGTTATTTTCATGTGGTCATTGCTGGCCCCCAAGATTCCCCTTTTGAGGGAGGGACTTTTAAACTTGAACTATTCCTTCCAGAAGAATACCCAATGGCAGCACCTAAAGTACGTTTCATGACCAAAATTTATCATCCTAATGTAGACAAGTTGGGAAGAATATGTTTagatattttgaaagataaatggtccccagcactgcagattCGCACAGTTCTGCTATCAATCCAGGCTTTGTTAAGTGCTCCTAATCCAGATGATCCGTTAGCAAATGATGTAGCCGAGCAGTGGAAGACCAATGAAGCCCAAGCCATAGAAACAGCGAGAGCATGGACTAGGCTATATGCCATGAATAATATTTAA